The genomic stretch AGATAGATAAAATCAAGATATACCTGCTGTTGAACCTTTTCATCCCAGTGAGACAAATATGCTCCAACAAACCAATCTCCAGCTTCTGGTCCATAAACTGGTATAATCGCAGCGGATTTTAGCTCAAATGTTGTAATTGCAGAAACTCTAATGGTATGATTACGCTTATGATACATATCATTAGGAAATGTATCATTATTTATAGATATCACAGGGTAACTGCCCCATTGCAGGTATCTGAAAATCATAATAGTAAAAGTAAATATCATATTACGAATACCTATACGTTCACGATAgcaaaaacaaatatttacatatgtacTTTTCTCTCTGGGCAATCTTGCCCATCCATAAATGCCGCAAACTGCCAAGTAGCTCTAAGCACCTCTTTTGGAACTGTATAATGAAACATGGCTATATCTGAATAACTTTTGAACGAATGTAGCGATCCTTCCTGACTTGCTTCCGGCATAGTACATTCTTTAGCTgtcaatataaattatttgcacGTTCTaagttaaatataaatttatttacataaaatacatttcataaagatgaaaattataacattCTCCATGCTTAAGTAAAcgttatttaaaagaaaaaagtgtAGTATCATCTTGGAATATAAACTGTTAAAAGATATAAgtcgttaaaaaataaaagataggaacaaaattatcaattttgtaaacgaaaagatctgttttcaaatttaccTGGAAAAAGTAATAAGATTAAAAAGACGTGAAATTGAAGAATCATGAGATATCGCCTTGGAATATAACATATCGGAAGCatgataatattttttgacatcatagaaagatgaaaattttttttcgatcGGATGGTTCCATCCACTTCTTATTAATTATCGATCATTTTCCCATTCCTGTGTTGACTGTACATTTTGCACAGACGATAAATCACCGCGACTAGCTAGCCCGCAATGTTTGCGTGTTTAGTCTATATGGGTTTCCTTCGATCAGCTGTAGTGGACGACATATAAATAGCAAAGGGTGGAATGAATACAAGCTGTAAACTCCTAAACGAATGCTAACTTGGTTTTATTGAAAACCTTTATTCACAACAATTTGTGATACTACTACAATGCTTAAGAGTGCATGAATACTTTAATTTCGTCGGTGTTAAAAATTTCCGTGAAGCGCGCACGTGGGACAACTGTACTCGAGATGAGCACCATAGTAACTGCCTAGCGCAGTCGCCCGGAGATAACGTTTACTCCTTGTCCTCGTCTGACAGCAGAAGCTGCTTGCGCGGGCGGTGTTGCTTGAAAAGCGATGGAGACGACGAACGCGGAGCTGCGCTGGCGCAACAGAGCGATAGTGACCTTTGTGACGGTCTAACGAAAATACCATGTGTTGGACCGTTCGCgaagagacgcgatcgcgagaaagcGCGCCAAAGAGaatcgtaaattcccgttacgattatagaatcgacgccacgaaatgatcgatcccttatttcgattaggataatagaggtggttGAATTGATCATATCAGAGACCGAGAATAACAGATTACAATGCACTGTATTCCAACAACTTGTAGACAAGATAGTTACGCACGGTACGTATAGATATAAGTCAAACAGATGACTGAATTAACGGCCttaattgtaaaatagaaAAGCTGAGGTTTATGACAGTTCCTTAGGATTATTACGGTCCGACTAATTATGTTTGCACAGGTAATGCACCGATGACTCGCCAACACCAcgatattttaaacatttcgaAGAAACATTGTATTCATCTTAGCACAGATGAAATATGTAATGAGAGGAATAACaacatataaaatacacaAATGAGATggacaaaaatataattacgatAACAAGAggatagaaagaaaatgaagggAATATCCTTAGCGCAACATTTTCTTGGCTTTTTATAATACAGTTACAAAATTTACACAacgatatattataatactacAACGTAATATATgaacatttttatacaaagcacataaaaaatatcttttcatAGACTTCTACTTTCTAGAAGATTAAACTTCGATATCTTCTTCGGCAGCAGGTAAAACTACCGTGGTCACAGTTACTGGTTTCGTCTTCGATTTCTTACACAACAAAATCTCTATCCTTCCGGAAATGTTACTCTTCAAAATCGCATTGATCATCATAGGAATCGAAATGGCGTTTGGTAACAAAGGTACGTCCATCACTCGTGGTTTCACTTCCGTGTTTTCGCTTCTGCAAACGATGTACAGGTCCGTATCGGACAATTGGTCGGATATGTTCGTCAATAAAATACGAATCTGATAATTGGGTCCCAATCCCAAAACGGTAGCTTCCATGGTAAGCAGATGTGGTCCCGCGACTTGACTATCGTTCAAAGATTCGACTAATTTTTTGACTACCATCAATCTCAGTCGAAGAAGACCTTGCTGAAAAGTAGAATGAATCTTCTTCGCTTCTGACCTTTCTCGTATCGTTTGCTCAACGAACAATCGCGTTTTCTTCGGTACTAAAAATTTGGTGCTATCGGTTGACGGTAAATTGGATATCGCGTTGTGAATATTGAAGTCCGCAGTCCgttttagaatttttacacACAGTCCACCTCCCACGGTGACCATCGCCATCGTTCGTTCTTCTTGACCCATTTTACCGTACTGTTTCCAAAAGACAATGCACAATATTTCTATCTTATTAGTATTCAACttggaataataattattcgtaaattACCTTCATCGCAGAAACTGGTTCCATGATTTTTAACGTGTCCACGTGATGTTTCCCGTCGTACACGCGGATGCCATAACCAGCGGTACTCACAGCGAGCAAAGAAAGGCCAATTTGCGGAACTGGTAAACTCACCGAATCCAAAATCGCACCCGGAACACGAACATGCCAAATTTTAATTCCCTGtatcaataatttattattatctgtaACGATTCGAGTAAAGATATACATGGCTgaagtaaaaatattctacgtACCTTCCTAGAGAAGCCGATCAAAGTGCTATCCATGATGGTAACCGCGACGCTTCCGTTATTAAGGGCTGAAATGGCTACAGCCGGCGATGCTAATTTTTCCCAAAGTTTCACGGGTCTTCCTCTTCTTATCGCGCCTATCTTACCATCTCTTCCAACAATTACTACACTCCCATCGCCGGTCCATAAACCTGTACACGCGAAAGCGACCGGCGGCCATTCCAACAAATGTTTATCCATAACAGAAAATGTTCTGCAACGAAAGAATGGCGAGCGAGGAGCGTTTaatcttataatttttcattattcgtaTAAGAATGGTTTTTAAAGGGAAGTGGTACCGAGGATCCAAAATAAGTACTTCTCCGAATTCCGTGCCCAGCACGAGACAACTACTCGCTGGATCGTTCCACGAGTCTCTTCGAATCACAGAAATCGCGGTCAAAGCATTACTTTTAATCAGTGGAactcttctgtattgttccGCGAAGCTAGACCTCAAATTCGGATCCATGGATAGGAATTTTAGTGTTCGCGGTGAGATAAATCCCGCTCCGAGTTCCTTTAACAATAAATCCAGTTCGTCGGCCAGTGTTAACACGTTCAATTCCTCGTCCATTCCAGCCTTATGCCAAATCTacgaataaatttattgtttcaaCTTTGAAAATCAGAGACGCATTGGTCACTAAGAAATCAGAGAATTGCCTGTACCTCCCGTTCCTTCGGGTGTACGTCAATGTGTGGCAAACAGTACTTAAAATACGGTCTCATGTTTTTGAAGATGTAGACGCTAGAACCAACACCCACTGCCAGTACGGACGATCGAGGTTCTCCATTTTCTGTGTAAAATCCAACCACTCCACAGGGTGGATCTATCATGTTGTGTTCTGTTATCTGGTCACCTCCTTTATAAACTCTTAtctaaagataaaatattagaaCATCGAGAATTCCGACATTTTTTTAGctttgaaaattctatttcatTACTTTAGGCGAATTGACACCGAGGGTCCCCAGATCGACGCAGACGAGTCTAGCGTCTCCATCGCCGCTTACATCTAGCATATCGAGCGCATTTGGTAAAGTGTATAATCGGGTTGCCGGTTCCCAAAGCGCTTCCAACCATCGACTGGTACCAAGATCACCAATGTTATGTCCAGCTCTAAAAATTGcacgaaataataaaaagacgAATGTACCTATCACGTTTAATCGCGATTAAGTTAACGTTGAATAGAAAGGATTGAAAGAGAGAATCATTTTTTCTTACCGTAAACCGTGCATGTTCGAgaatcctttcttttttttttttttttttttttttttttttttttttttttttttttttttaatgttcaCGA from Bombus huntii isolate Logan2020A chromosome 8, iyBomHunt1.1, whole genome shotgun sequence encodes the following:
- the LOC126868966 gene encoding Bardet-Biedl syndrome 1 protein homolog encodes the protein MHGLRAGHNIGDLGTSRWLEALWEPATRLYTLPNALDMLDVSGDGDARLVCVDLGTLGVNSPKIRVYKGGDQITEHNMIDPPCGVVGFYTENGEPRSSVLAVGVGSSVYIFKNMRPYFKYCLPHIDVHPKEREIWHKAGMDEELNVLTLADELDLLLKELGAGFISPRTLKFLSMDPNLRSSFAEQYRRVPLIKSNALTAISVIRRDSWNDPASSCLVLGTEFGEVLILDPRTFSVMDKHLLEWPPVAFACTGLWTGDGSVVIVGRDGKIGAIRRGRPVKLWEKLASPAVAISALNNGSVAVTIMDSTLIGFSRKGIKIWHVRVPGAILDSVSLPVPQIGLSLLAVSTAGYGIRVYDGKHHVDTLKIMEPVSAMKYGKMGQEERTMAMVTVGGGLCVKILKRTADFNIHNAISNLPSTDSTKFLVPKKTRLFVEQTIRERSEAKKIHSTFQQGLLRLRLMVVKKLVESLNDSQVAGPHLLTMEATVLGLGPNYQIRILLTNISDQLSDTDLYIVCRSENTEVKPRVMDVPLLPNAISIPMMINAILKSNISGRIEILLCKKSKTKPVTVTTVVLPAAEEDIEV